Proteins found in one Melospiza melodia melodia isolate bMelMel2 chromosome 13, bMelMel2.pri, whole genome shotgun sequence genomic segment:
- the PLLP gene encoding plasmolipin isoform X2 yields MSPVLGLLVWSLIAATTYHLHAAYGWVMFVSLFFWILTLLFLVIYLLQLHQKFYMVPWPLVLMICNAVATVLYITAFVTCAAAVQPTSWRQWDYNRRAAASFFACVTMITYGVSTFFSFRAWKGLGSNAATSQVSDHA; encoded by the exons ATGTCCCCG GTGCTCGGTTTGCTGGTGTGGTCTCTCATCGCTGCCACAACGTACCACCTGCACGCGGCCTACGGCTGGGTGATGTTCGTGTCCCTCTTCTTCTGGATACTAACGCTCCTTTTCTTGGTGATTTACCTCCTGCAGCTTCATCAGAAGTTCTACATGGTCCCCTGGCCCCTCGTG CTGATGATCTGCAACGCCGTGGCCACCGTGCTGTACATCACGGCCTTCGTGACGTGCGCGGCCGCCGTGCAGCCCACGTCCTGGCGGCAGTGGGACTACAACCGGCGAGCCGCCGCCTCC TTCTTCGCCTGTGTCACCATGATCACCTACGGGGTGAGCACCTTCTTCAGCTTCCGcgcctggaaggggctgggcagCAACGCGGCCACCAGCCAAGTGAGCGACCACGCGTGA
- the PLLP gene encoding plasmolipin isoform X1: MAGLPGAARARSASPGSPQALDGSFLLSPLGGLMCAQAVLGLLVWSLIAATTYHLHAAYGWVMFVSLFFWILTLLFLVIYLLQLHQKFYMVPWPLVLMICNAVATVLYITAFVTCAAAVQPTSWRQWDYNRRAAASFFACVTMITYGVSTFFSFRAWKGLGSNAATSQVSDHA, encoded by the exons ATGGCGGGGCTGCCCGGCGCCGCCAGAGCCCGGAGCGCCTCCCCGGGCTCCCCCCAGGCCCTGGACGGCTCCTTCCTGCTCTCGCCCCTCGGGGGGCTGATGTGCGCCCAGGCC GTGCTCGGTTTGCTGGTGTGGTCTCTCATCGCTGCCACAACGTACCACCTGCACGCGGCCTACGGCTGGGTGATGTTCGTGTCCCTCTTCTTCTGGATACTAACGCTCCTTTTCTTGGTGATTTACCTCCTGCAGCTTCATCAGAAGTTCTACATGGTCCCCTGGCCCCTCGTG CTGATGATCTGCAACGCCGTGGCCACCGTGCTGTACATCACGGCCTTCGTGACGTGCGCGGCCGCCGTGCAGCCCACGTCCTGGCGGCAGTGGGACTACAACCGGCGAGCCGCCGCCTCC TTCTTCGCCTGTGTCACCATGATCACCTACGGGGTGAGCACCTTCTTCAGCTTCCGcgcctggaaggggctgggcagCAACGCGGCCACCAGCCAAGTGAGCGACCACGCGTGA